Within Quadrisphaera setariae, the genomic segment CGTGGGAGGATCAGCCACGTGCTGCGCTGGCTGACCGCGGGGGAGTCTCACGGCCCCGCCCTCGTCGGAGTGCTCGAGGGTCTTCCCTCGGGCGTGTCCGTGACCACCGACGACCTCGTCGCCGCCCTCGCGCGGCGCCGCCTCGGCTACGGCCGCGGCGCGCGGATGGCGTTCGAGCAGGACGAGGTCACCGTGCTCGGCGGCCTGCGCCACGGGGTGAGCCAGGGCGGTCCGTTCGCTCTGACGATCGGCAACACCGAGTGGCCCAAGTGGTCCACGGTGATGTCGGCCGACCCGGTCGACCCGTCGCTGCTCAAGACCACCGGCCGCAACGCGGCGCTGACCCGCCCGCGCCCCGGCCACGCCGACCTCGTGGGCATGCAGAAGCACGGCTTCGACGAGGCGCGCCCGGTGCTGGAGCGCGCCAGCGCCCGCGAGACCGCCACGCGGGTGGCCCTCGGCGCCGTCGCGGCCAAGTTCCTCGAGCAGGCCGCCGGGGTGCGCCTGGTCTCCCACACCGTCTCCCTCGGCCCGGTGGCCGTCCCGGACGACGCGTGGGCCGAGGTCGGGCTGCCCCACCCCGACGACGTCGCCGCCCTCGACGCCGACCCGCTGCGCTGCCACCACCCGGCCACGAGCGCCCGCATGGTGGAGGAGGTCGACGCCTGCCACAAGGAGGGCGACACCCTCGGCGGCGTGGTCGAGGTGCTCGCCTACGGCCTGCCGCCGGGCCTGGGCAGCCACACCCACTGGGACCGCCGCATCGACGGGCGCCTCGCGCAGGCGCTCATGGGCATCCAGGCCATCAAGGGCGTGGAGGTGGGCGACGGCTTCGAGACCGCCCGCCGCCGCGGCTCGGCCGCCCACGACGAGATCGAGAAGGGCCCCGACGGCGTGCTGCGCCGCCGCACCGCCCGTGCCGGCGGCACCGAGGGCGGCATGACCACCGGCGAGGTGCTGCGGGTGCGCGCCGCCATGAAGCCCATCGCCACCGTGCCCCGCGCCCTGGCGACCGTCGACGTCGCCACCGGTGAGGCCACCCAGGCCCACCACCAGCGCTCCGACGTCTGCGCGGTGCCCGCCTCGGGCGTGGTCGCGGAGGCGATGGTCGCGCTCGTGCTGGCTGACGCGCTGCTGGAGAAGTTCGGCGGCGACTCGGTGCCCGAGACCGCCCGCAACGTGCGCGCCTACCTGGACTCCATCCCCGAGCTGCTCCGCAGCCAGGTCGACGCCGCCGGCAGCCCCGTCGTCCCCGTCGCGGGCGACGACGACGGCGAGCCGGGCGCCTGAGCGTGACCCCCCGGGTCGTGCTCGTCGGCCCGATGGGGGCCGGCAAGTCCGCGGTGGGCGCGCTGCTCGCCGCGGACCTGGGCGTGCAGCTGCGCGACACCGACGCCGACGTCGAGGCCGTGGCCGGCCGGCCCGTCGCCACCGTCTTCGCCGAGGACGGCGAGCCCGCGTTCCGCGCCCTGGAGCGCGCCGCCGTGGTCGACGCCCTCGCCGAGCACCCCGGGGTGCTCGCCCTGGGCGGCGGCTCGGTGCTCGACGCGGACACCCGCGCCGACCTCGTGGCGCTGCGCTCGCCGGTGGTGCTGCTGACCGCCACGTGGGAGCACGTGGCGGGCCGCCTCGGGGACACCAGCACCCGCCCGGTGCTCGCGAGCGGGTCAGCGGGCGCGGAGGCGCGCTGGCGCGAGGTGATGGCTGCCCGCGAGAAGCACTACGCCGAGGTGGCCGACCACGTGGTCCCCACCGACGGGCGCACGGCCCGCGCCGTCGCCGACGTCGTCCTGCGCCTGCTCTCCCTCCACTGACCGCCGGAGGCGGGGGAGGGGCTCCGTAGGATCCGCTCGTGAGCACCGCCGACAGCGCCCTCGACAGCGCAGGCCAGCCGACCCGGATCACCGTGGCCGGCGAGGCGCCCTACGACGTCCTCGTCGGGACCGGCCTCCTGGGCGAGCTGCCCGGCCTGCTCGGCGAGCGCGTGCAGCGGGTGCTCGTGGTGCACCCCCGCGCGCTCGCGGCCACCGGCGAGGCCGTCCGCGACGACCTCGCCGCGGCCGGCTACGAGGCCTACGTCGCCGAGGTGCCCGACGGCGAGGACGCCAAGCGCGCCGAGGTGGCCGCCTTCTGCTGGGGCGTGCTGGGCCAGGCCGGCTTCACGCGCACCGACGCCGTGGTGGGCGTCGGCGGGGGAGCGGTGACCGACCTCGCGGGCTTCGTGGCGGCCACCTGGCTGCGCGGCGTGAAGGTCGTCCAGGTGCCCACCACGCTGCTGGCCATGGTCGACGCCGCCGTGGGCGGCAAGACCGGCATCAACACCAAGGAGGGCAAGAACCTCGTCGGCTCGTTCCACCCGCCGGCGGGCGTGCTGTGCGACCTCGCGGCGCTGCGCACCCTCCCGGTGAACGACCTGGTGGCGGGCATGGCCGAGGTCGTGAAGTGCGGGTTCATCGCCGACCCGCGCATCCTCGAGCTGGTCGAGGCCGACCCGGCCGCCGTGCGCGACGCCGGTGCCCCCGTGATCCGCGAGCTGGTCGAGCG encodes:
- the aroC gene encoding chorismate synthase — protein: MLRWLTAGESHGPALVGVLEGLPSGVSVTTDDLVAALARRRLGYGRGARMAFEQDEVTVLGGLRHGVSQGGPFALTIGNTEWPKWSTVMSADPVDPSLLKTTGRNAALTRPRPGHADLVGMQKHGFDEARPVLERASARETATRVALGAVAAKFLEQAAGVRLVSHTVSLGPVAVPDDAWAEVGLPHPDDVAALDADPLRCHHPATSARMVEEVDACHKEGDTLGGVVEVLAYGLPPGLGSHTHWDRRIDGRLAQALMGIQAIKGVEVGDGFETARRRGSAAHDEIEKGPDGVLRRRTARAGGTEGGMTTGEVLRVRAAMKPIATVPRALATVDVATGEATQAHHQRSDVCAVPASGVVAEAMVALVLADALLEKFGGDSVPETARNVRAYLDSIPELLRSQVDAAGSPVVPVAGDDDGEPGA
- a CDS encoding shikimate kinase, which translates into the protein MTPRVVLVGPMGAGKSAVGALLAADLGVQLRDTDADVEAVAGRPVATVFAEDGEPAFRALERAAVVDALAEHPGVLALGGGSVLDADTRADLVALRSPVVLLTATWEHVAGRLGDTSTRPVLASGSAGAEARWREVMAAREKHYAEVADHVVPTDGRTARAVADVVLRLLSLH
- the aroB gene encoding 3-dehydroquinate synthase, translating into MSTADSALDSAGQPTRITVAGEAPYDVLVGTGLLGELPGLLGERVQRVLVVHPRALAATGEAVRDDLAAAGYEAYVAEVPDGEDAKRAEVAAFCWGVLGQAGFTRTDAVVGVGGGAVTDLAGFVAATWLRGVKVVQVPTTLLAMVDAAVGGKTGINTKEGKNLVGSFHPPAGVLCDLAALRTLPVNDLVAGMAEVVKCGFIADPRILELVEADPAAVRDAGAPVIRELVERAVQVKADVVGQDLRESGLREILNYGHTLGHAIELVERYEWRHGAAVSIGMVYVAELARLAGRLDDVVVDRHRSVLGAVGLPLTYRGDRWPQLLEGMKRDKKTRGDLLRFVVLDDVARPSRLEGPDPSLMAAAYSAISA